The following is a genomic window from Pseudomonas sp. FP2335.
TCGCCGACCGGTACGCGCAGACCCTCGCCGCACGCGAGCGCCAGCAGATCGCCGCGCTCAACCTGGCCAATGCGCGCAACGTGCTCGACCTGGTGCAGACCCGCTACGACGCCGGCTCCGCCACTGCCCTGGAACTGGCCCAGCAGAAAAGCCTGGTGGCCAGCCAGCAACGGCAATTGCCGTTGATCGAGCAGCTGGCCGAAGAGTCGCAGATCACCCTCGCCGCCCTGCTCGGCCAACCCGTGCAAGCCGTGGACCTGGGCAACGAAACGTTCCAGGCCCTGACCTGGCCGACCATCGGCAGCGGTGTGCCGAGCCAGTTGCTCAGCCGGCGCCCCGACCTGGCCCAGGCCGAAGCGCAACTGGCCGCCGCCAGTGCTGACGTCACCGTCGCCCGCGCCGCCATGCTGCCAACCCTGACCCTTGGCGCCACACTCGGCAGCGGCGCCTACAAGGCCAACGAAATCCTGCGCAGCCCGTTCTACACCCTGACGTCCGGCCTGATCGCGCCGATCTTCAACAATGGCCGTTTAAGCGCCGAGCGCGACAAGGCCCGCGCACGCCAGGATGAGCTGCTGCAAACCTATCGCGGCGCGATCATCAACGGCTTTGCCGATGTGGAAAAATCCCTCAGCAACATCACCCGCCTCGACCAGCAGCGCCACTGGCAAACCGAAGAACTGCAACAGGCGCAGACGGCCTTCCAGATCGCTCAAAGCCGCTACCAGGCAGGCGCCGCGGACTTGCTGACGGTCCTGGAAACCCAGCGCACCCTGTACGCGGCCCAGGATTTGAACGTGCAGTTGCGGCTGTCGCGCGTACAAGCCAGCATCGCCCTGTACAAAGCACTGGGGGGCGGCTGGGAAAGCAATATCCGATAAACAAAACTCCATTTCCTTACAGAAGTTGTCTGTTCGCCCTACATTTTTTGACCCGGGGTCCTTGGTAAAAAAGCCGCTATCTCACGGCTGCCCGGGACCTCTTGATGACTGTTGTAAAACACCTGCTCTGCGCCTGCCTGTGGCTGACGGCAAGCCTTGCCCATGGTTTGCCGCTGATCAGCCCCACCGCCATCGACTGGCAACTGGACTGCCGCCTCCCCGCCTTCGCACACTTGGCTCCCGACGTGCTTGAGCGCACCCAATGCGGCATCGTCACCGTGCCGCGCAACTACGCCGCGCCCCGGCAAGGCAAACTGCGCCTGTACCTGACCCGCGTCGGCGCCCGCGACCCGCTGAGCCGCCAAGGCGTGGTGTTCGCCCAACCCGGCAACAGCCCCCAGGCCAACCACAGCGGCACCTTTGCCATCCTCCTGGCCGGCAGTTGGAGTGCCCATTCCACCCAGGCCTATCGCACCCTGCTCAATCGCTACGATGTGGTCGAACTCACCCCGCGTGATCTCAGCCAGGAGAGCGGGGTCGAAAACGCGGCACGGGACATGGAGTTCGTCCGCGCCCAACTTGAAGAGACCCAGCTCAATTACCTCGGCAGCGCCGACGCCACACGCCTGGGCAGTCGCTACGCGGCGCTGTTTCCCGAGCGGGTCGCGCGCATGGTGCTGGTCAACGCCGAGCGTGGCGAGGCGAACCTTACGCAAGTCGAGCAATTGCGCCTCAAGGCACCACCCAAGTCTGAGGCCAGTGCATGCGTGATCCGATGGGTCGGCGACTTCCTGGCCTTCGGCAAGCAGCCGCCACCTGCCACCCACTGCCTCGACAAAGGCGATTGGGAGTAGCGCACCGTTTGCGACCTGTTGCCGCTGAAAACGACACCTTGCGTTGACGCTCCAGGCTAATCGTTATTAAGTGCTATTTATCCGCATTAATACGATAAATCGACGCCATGCTAAGCCGCCCGCTGAAACGCAAACGCCAGAAGCTCTCCGACGTGATTGTCGAGTCGGTCAAGCGCTCCATCGTCACCGACGCCTTGAAGCCCGGCGACCGTTTGCCCACCGAGCGCGAGCTGATGGAAAGCTTCCAGTGCTCCAAAGGCTCGGCCCGCGAGGCGCTCAAGGCCCTTGAGGTCGAGGGTTTGGTGAGCACGCGCACCGGGCCCAGCGGCGGTGCATACCTCAACCAGGCCGGCACCGAACCGGCCAGCCGCGCGCTGCGTAACTACCTGCACTTTCAGCATCTGGATGGCGAGCAGGTGTATCAGTTGCGCAAGGTCATCGAAGTGGAACTGGCGGTCTCGGTGCTGGGGCGCTTGAGCGAAGACGACTACCAGGCCCTGCAAGACAACGTGGCCTTCTGCAGCGCCCCGGAAGACAGCGAGGCCGGTCAACGCGAACAGCGCCTGGCAGAACTGGAGTTCCACAACCTGCTGGCCAGGGCGTGCCCCAACCCGTTGCTGAGTTTCATGGCGCAGTTCCTCAATGATCTGCTGCGCGACCTGGTGGTGCTGAAAAAGGCCTACAAACCCAAGCGCAAGCAGTTCGACGCCGCCAACCTCGACTATCACAAACAGTTGCTGATTGCCTTTCGCGCCGGTGATGAAAGCGCGGTGCGCGGTTTGATGCATGAACATATGTGCGATGCCGAACACCACATGACCGCGCTTGAAGGCCAGGTCAGCCCGCATTTTCTACTGGAGTTCGATCACCGCCCCTAAAAACAACACAGTTCCAATGTGGGAGCGGGCTTGCTCGCGAATGCGGTGGGCCAGCAAAGCATCTCGTCACTGATGCACCGCATTCGCGAGCAAGCCCGCTCCCACATTTTGACCGCATTCCAACCAACACTCGCGTCATCCAATAAATAACAGGCCTGCCCACAGGCCCAAGCTCCACCGTATCGCCCTTGCCGCTCCTGCCAATAACTAAACCAGGGAGTCACCCCATGCAGCGTCGTACGTTATTGAAAGCCAGCCTCACCGCAGCCGCCGCCCTCAGCCTCCCGCTGAGCGTGCGCCACGCATTCGCCGCCGAGCCCTTTACCTTTTACGGCCTCAAGTCCATGTCCGGCGCCTTTGCCAGCTATGGCAAGTTTGCCGACATGGGTTCGCGCCTGGCGGTGGAACAACACGCCACCCTTCTCGGCCGCCCGCTGAACTACAAGGTCATCGACACCGAAGGCAACGCCGGCAAGGCGGTGCGCAAGGTGCAGGAAGCCATCCAGCAGGACGGCGCGCGGTTCTTCCAGGGCTGCACATTGTCGTCGTCGGCACTCGCGGTGGCCAAGGAAGTGGACAAGGTCGGCGGCGTGTTCATGACCCCGGTGGGCGCCGATGAAGTCACTGGCAAGGATTGCAATCGCGCGACATTCCGCTGGTCGGTGCCCACCTACGGCGCGATTCGCGAAACCATGCTGCCGCTGATCAAGCTGCTGCCGGACGCCAAGCGCTGGTACACCATCACCCCGCAATACGTGTTTGGCGAAGCACTGCTCGAAGGCGCCAAAAGTGTGCTCAAGGACAGCGGCCTGGAACACATCGGCAACAGCTATCACTCGTTGCAGGAACAGGAATTCTCCGGTTACCTGACCAACGCCATCGCCGCCAAACCCGATGTGCTGGTGCTGCTCAACTTCGGCAGCCAGTCGTCAAACACCCTGCGCCAGGCAGTGAACTTCGGCATCAAGCAGCGCATGAAAGTACTGCTGGTATGGTCCGCCGGCCTCGACCAGTTCCAGGAACTGGGCAGCGACATCCTTGAAGGCGTGTACCTGGGCGCGCAGTACTGGCATCAGGTCGACACCCCGCTCAACCGCGAACTGGTCAAGCTGACCCAGGCCAAATACGGGATCAACCCCACCTACCCGCTGGCCGCCGACTACATCAGCACCAAGGTCATGCTCGACACCATCGTCGCCACCGGCAGCTTCGACGGGCCGACCGTGGCCAAGGCCATGCAGGGCCTGAGCTTCGATGGCCCGACCGGCAAGGAATCGATCCGCGCCGGCGACCACCAGGTGATCAAGGATTACTACCTGCTCGTCGGCAAAGCCGCCAGCGAGATGGCCGACAAGGACGACCTGGCCAAAGTGCTCAGCGCCGGCCAATCCTTCCCGCCAGTGGACGCCACGGGCTGCACGCTCGCCTGACCCCCTGAATATTGCAGGCAGGGCCGCGCAAGCGGCGTCCTGCCGAGGGTTCCTGCATGCTTAATCTTTACCTGTTCCAGATCCTCAACGGCCTCGGGCTGGGGATGATCTACTTCCTCATCGCCGTCGGTCTGACCATCATTTTCGGCCTGCTCAACTTCGTCAACTTTGCCCATGGCGCGTTCTTTTTGCTCGGTGCCTACATCTGCTACACCGCCGTGAGCCTCACCGGCAACTTCTGGCTGGCGCTGCTGATCGCGCCGCTGGTGGTGGCCGCTTTGGCGTGGGTGATCGAGCGATTATTGATCCAGCGCATCTATCACTTGCCGCACATGTTCCAGATCCTGGTGACCTTGGGGATAGCGCTGATCATCCAGGAGGCCAGCGTGATGATCTGGGGCCCGGTGGGCAAAAGCGTCGCCGTGCCGGAACTGCTGCGCGGGGTGCTGGTGATCGGTGACTTTGTGTACCCGCACTATCGCCTGTTCCTGATCGGCTTCTCCGGGCTGGTCGGCCTGGGCCTGTGGCTGCTGCTGGAACGCACGCGCTTCGGCGCCCTGGTGCGCGCCGGCAGTGAAAGCACCGAGACCGTGTCGCTGCTGGGCACCAATATTTTCCGTTTGTTCTCGATGACCTTCGCCCTCGGGGTGGCCCTGGCCGGTGTCGCCGGGGTGCTGTTCGCGCCCTTGCGCGGCGCACAGCCCTTTGTCGGCCCGGAAATTCTCGGCGTGGCCTTCGTGGTGGTGGTGATCGGCGGCATGGGGTCGTTCAGCGGAGCGCTGGTCGGCGGTTTATTGGTCGGCGTGGTGCAAAGCCTGATGACCACACTCTGGCCCCAAGGTGCGAGCCTGATGATCTACGGCGCGATGGCCGTGGTGATTCTGGTGCGCCCTTACGGCCTGTTCGGGAGAGCCTGACATGAGCGAGAAAAATCCCCTGCCGTTTGCCAAGACCCAATCCCGTGCGATGTTGCTGTGGGTGCTGGCCGTACTGATCGGCCTGCCGTTGATCTTGCCTTCGGCGACCCTGGCCACCGAGATCCTGATCTTTGCCATGGCCGCCCTCGCCTGCAACCTGCTGCTGGGCTATACCGGGCTGCTGTCGTTCGGCCAGGGCATCTTCTTTGGTGCCGGGGCATATTGCGCGGCGCTGCTGATGCTGCATTTGCAGATGGGCCTGTTCACTGCGTTGCTCGGCGCGGCCGTGGCCGGTGGTTTCCTGGCCTTGTTGGTCGGCGCCCTGGCGATCCGCCGCACCGGCATCTACTTCGTGATGCTGACCCTGGCCTTCAGCCAGATGGCCTACTTCGTCGCCTACACCCTCAGCGACTGGACCGGCGGCGACAACGGCCTGCTCAGCGTGCCGCGCCCGGAAATCCGCGTCGGTGACACTGTGCTGCTATCCCTGGCCGACGCCCGCGCCTTCTACGGCTTTGTGGCGGTGCTGTTCCTGCTGATCTTTATCGGCGCGCGCCGGGTCATCGCCTCGCCCTTTGGCAGCACGCTGATGGCGATCCGCGAAAACGAAACCCGCGCCGCGGCGATCGGCTACGACACGCGTCATTTCAAGATCCTGGTGTTTGTGCTGTCCGGCGCAGTCACCGGGATCGCCGGTGCGCTGTACGCGATGCTGCTGCACTTCGTGCCGCTGTCGAACATCGACCTGGCGATGTCCGAGAACATCCTGATCATGACCATCGTCGGCGGCACCGGCTCGCTGTTCGGCTCGTTGCTGGGTGCCGGCTCCATCGTGCTGCTGGGGGATTTCCTCTCCGACCTGTGGCCACGCTGGCTGATGCTGCTGGGGGTGATCCTGATCCTGGTGGTGATCTTCATGCGCGGTGGTTTGTGGGGCGGCCTGGCGTCGCTGTTTGAAAAAGTGCGCGGCGCTCGCAAGCCCGCAGTGGTGGCCAAGGAGGAAGTGCTATGAGCATCCTGCTGGAAACAGAGAACCTGGAACTAGCCTACGGCGCCTTCCATGCGGTGAACGGCGTCAACCTCAAGGTCGAAGCCGGCACCATCCACACCATTATCGGCCCCAACGGTGCGGGCAAGACCAGCCTGTTCCATTGCCTCACCGGCGAGCGCCAGGCCACCGCCGGGGCAATCCATTTCGACGGCAAGAACCTGATGCGCAAACCGGCCCACGGCCGCGTCGGCCTGGGCATGGCGCGCTCGTTCCAGTTGACCAGCCTGTTCCAGAACCTCAGCGTGCGCGAAAACCTGCGCCTGGCCGCCCAAGGCCGTGACGGTGCGCGGGCGCTGAACTTCTGGCGCCGTGTCGACAGCAAACGCGAGCACCTGGAGATGGCCGACCAGGTCTTGGAACGCCTGCAACTCACTGCCCGCGCCGACACCCTGGCCGGCGAGTTGTCCCACGGCCAGCAGCGGGTGCTGGAGGTGGGCATGTCGATCTGCTCCAAGCCCAAACTGTTGATGCTCGACGAGCCCACCTCGGGCATGGGCATCGATGACATCCCGATCATGACCCAACTGATCAGTGACCTCGGTCGCGACCACACGGTGCTGCTGATCGAACACAACATGAGCATCGTCATGTCCATCAGCCAACGCATCACGGTGATGAGCCACGGGCAGATCCTGGTGGAAGGCACGCCGGAATTCGTGCGCGCCGATGAACGTGTGCGCACTGCGTATCTGGGGGAGGCCGCCTGATGCTGATCGTCGAGAATATCCATTCCTACTACGACAAGAGCCACGTGCTCGAAGGCGTGTCGCTGAACGTCAACCCTGGTGAGCTGGTGACGCTGCTGGGGCGCAACGGCGCGGGCAAGACCACTACGTTGCGCAGCATCCTCGGCATCATCTGCCCGCGCCAGGGCCAGATTCACTTCAACGGCCAGGCGCTGGTGGGGCAGAAGATTTTTGAAATTGCGCGCCAAGGCTTGGCGCTGGTGCCGGAGAACCGCGGGATCTTCCGTTTGCTCACGGTCGAGGAAAACCTGCGCATCGCCGCCCGCAAGACCAGCCGCTGGCAGCTGGAAGACGTGTACGGCATGTTCCCGCGCCTCAAGGAACGGCGCAAAAACGCCGGGCATGCCTTGTCCGGCGGCGAGCAGCAGATGCTCGCCATTGCCCGCGCCCTGCTCAATGACCCCAAGTTGCTGATCCTCGATGAACCCACCGAAGGCCTCGCCCCGGTGATCGTCGACGAATTGGTGAAGATCCTGCGCAAGATCAAGGACGACGGCCTGCCGGTGCTGCTGGTGGAACAGAACCTGATGGTCTGCGACAAGCTCGCCGACCGCCATTACGTACTCGAACAGGGCCGCGTGGTCTACGAAGG
Proteins encoded in this region:
- a CDS encoding efflux transporter outer membrane subunit, which codes for MNKPSLYLPGLCLLLSACAGQPPAVDSGIAAPAAWQYAERETAQARNARWWTQFGSPQLNRLIEQARRDSFDVAAAMARVRQAQASAVIAGAPLLPEVKFNLTASRERLLRGSGNSDLNATASNNTVNSYDTNFTASYELDFWGGRAAARDSAVQTLRASEFDQATVELTLLGNVADRYAQTLAARERQQIAALNLANARNVLDLVQTRYDAGSATALELAQQKSLVASQQRQLPLIEQLAEESQITLAALLGQPVQAVDLGNETFQALTWPTIGSGVPSQLLSRRPDLAQAEAQLAAASADVTVARAAMLPTLTLGATLGSGAYKANEILRSPFYTLTSGLIAPIFNNGRLSAERDKARARQDELLQTYRGAIINGFADVEKSLSNITRLDQQRHWQTEELQQAQTAFQIAQSRYQAGAADLLTVLETQRTLYAAQDLNVQLRLSRVQASIALYKALGGGWESNIR
- a CDS encoding alpha/beta fold hydrolase; the encoded protein is MTVVKHLLCACLWLTASLAHGLPLISPTAIDWQLDCRLPAFAHLAPDVLERTQCGIVTVPRNYAAPRQGKLRLYLTRVGARDPLSRQGVVFAQPGNSPQANHSGTFAILLAGSWSAHSTQAYRTLLNRYDVVELTPRDLSQESGVENAARDMEFVRAQLEETQLNYLGSADATRLGSRYAALFPERVARMVLVNAERGEANLTQVEQLRLKAPPKSEASACVIRWVGDFLAFGKQPPPATHCLDKGDWE
- a CDS encoding FadR/GntR family transcriptional regulator; amino-acid sequence: MLSRPLKRKRQKLSDVIVESVKRSIVTDALKPGDRLPTERELMESFQCSKGSAREALKALEVEGLVSTRTGPSGGAYLNQAGTEPASRALRNYLHFQHLDGEQVYQLRKVIEVELAVSVLGRLSEDDYQALQDNVAFCSAPEDSEAGQREQRLAELEFHNLLARACPNPLLSFMAQFLNDLLRDLVVLKKAYKPKRKQFDAANLDYHKQLLIAFRAGDESAVRGLMHEHMCDAEHHMTALEGQVSPHFLLEFDHRP
- a CDS encoding ABC transporter substrate-binding protein, producing MQRRTLLKASLTAAAALSLPLSVRHAFAAEPFTFYGLKSMSGAFASYGKFADMGSRLAVEQHATLLGRPLNYKVIDTEGNAGKAVRKVQEAIQQDGARFFQGCTLSSSALAVAKEVDKVGGVFMTPVGADEVTGKDCNRATFRWSVPTYGAIRETMLPLIKLLPDAKRWYTITPQYVFGEALLEGAKSVLKDSGLEHIGNSYHSLQEQEFSGYLTNAIAAKPDVLVLLNFGSQSSNTLRQAVNFGIKQRMKVLLVWSAGLDQFQELGSDILEGVYLGAQYWHQVDTPLNRELVKLTQAKYGINPTYPLAADYISTKVMLDTIVATGSFDGPTVAKAMQGLSFDGPTGKESIRAGDHQVIKDYYLLVGKAASEMADKDDLAKVLSAGQSFPPVDATGCTLA
- a CDS encoding branched-chain amino acid ABC transporter permease, whose product is MLNLYLFQILNGLGLGMIYFLIAVGLTIIFGLLNFVNFAHGAFFLLGAYICYTAVSLTGNFWLALLIAPLVVAALAWVIERLLIQRIYHLPHMFQILVTLGIALIIQEASVMIWGPVGKSVAVPELLRGVLVIGDFVYPHYRLFLIGFSGLVGLGLWLLLERTRFGALVRAGSESTETVSLLGTNIFRLFSMTFALGVALAGVAGVLFAPLRGAQPFVGPEILGVAFVVVVIGGMGSFSGALVGGLLVGVVQSLMTTLWPQGASLMIYGAMAVVILVRPYGLFGRA
- a CDS encoding branched-chain amino acid ABC transporter permease, with the translated sequence MSEKNPLPFAKTQSRAMLLWVLAVLIGLPLILPSATLATEILIFAMAALACNLLLGYTGLLSFGQGIFFGAGAYCAALLMLHLQMGLFTALLGAAVAGGFLALLVGALAIRRTGIYFVMLTLAFSQMAYFVAYTLSDWTGGDNGLLSVPRPEIRVGDTVLLSLADARAFYGFVAVLFLLIFIGARRVIASPFGSTLMAIRENETRAAAIGYDTRHFKILVFVLSGAVTGIAGALYAMLLHFVPLSNIDLAMSENILIMTIVGGTGSLFGSLLGAGSIVLLGDFLSDLWPRWLMLLGVILILVVIFMRGGLWGGLASLFEKVRGARKPAVVAKEEVL
- a CDS encoding ABC transporter ATP-binding protein, with the translated sequence MSILLETENLELAYGAFHAVNGVNLKVEAGTIHTIIGPNGAGKTSLFHCLTGERQATAGAIHFDGKNLMRKPAHGRVGLGMARSFQLTSLFQNLSVRENLRLAAQGRDGARALNFWRRVDSKREHLEMADQVLERLQLTARADTLAGELSHGQQRVLEVGMSICSKPKLLMLDEPTSGMGIDDIPIMTQLISDLGRDHTVLLIEHNMSIVMSISQRITVMSHGQILVEGTPEFVRADERVRTAYLGEAA
- a CDS encoding ABC transporter ATP-binding protein, with translation MLIVENIHSYYDKSHVLEGVSLNVNPGELVTLLGRNGAGKTTTLRSILGIICPRQGQIHFNGQALVGQKIFEIARQGLALVPENRGIFRLLTVEENLRIAARKTSRWQLEDVYGMFPRLKERRKNAGHALSGGEQQMLAIARALLNDPKLLILDEPTEGLAPVIVDELVKILRKIKDDGLPVLLVEQNLMVCDKLADRHYVLEQGRVVYEGSAAAFRADPSIKNRYLALSA